CGATGCTGCCTGGATGGAACGACAGGGTTATTCCACCAGCCTGCGCAGCCAATTGGCGCTTGATCCTGTTTTGTTCTCATCTAGAATATATTCCCAATAGAACGGCTCGCCCTGAGGCGTGGCCTTACGTCGACATGTCGTGATGCCTTCCGTGGAAAATCCCCCGGCCAGGTCGATATCGGCGACGCGGATGTGGACATCGAGAGCGGCGACATCGCAATCGCGCGCGGATGGTGTTCAATCCTGCTCTACGATGACGGGGGAATTCATGAGTTTCAAAGTAACCGCAGCCGGCGCTTCACACGAACCTACCCTGCATTGTCCCAACTGCAATCACGAGATCCGGTTGACGGAATCATTGGCCGCTCCCCTCCTCGCTGAAATTCGTCAGCGCTTTCAACAGCAGCTGGCCAGCAAAGATGCAGAGATGGAGCGTAAGACCGAGGCACTGCGGCTGGAACGCGAGCAGGTCGCTAAGGACCGCGAGCAAATCGAGGACCACGTTGCGAAACGATTGATCGCCGAACGTGCCCAGCTGGTCGCGGCCGAAAGCAAGAAGGCGCGAGAGGCGGCCGCGGCCGAGCTGCAGGCGAAGGAAGCGGAAGCCGCGGAGCTGCGAGCCAACCTGCTTACCAACAACGCAAAGCTTGCCGAGGCCCAAAAGCAGCAAGCCGAACTGATGCGACAGCAGCGCGCACTCGAGGGGGAAAAGCGCGAGCTCGACCTGACAATAGAGAAGCGCGTGCAGGCCTCAATCAGCGAAATCCAGATCAAGGCCAGGCAGGAAGCCGACGAGGCTGCGCGCTTACGCGTTGCAGAGAAGGACCAGACTATCGAGTCGATGTCTCGAACGATCGAGGAGCTCAAGCGCAAGGCCGAGCAGGGATCACAGCAATCCCAAGGGGAAGTACTCGAGCTCGAGCTCGAAGAGCTTCTGCGCGGACGTTTTCCGACCGATTCGATTGAGCCGGTTGGAAAAGGTGAGCTTGGGGCGGACGTTATTCAACAGATAAATGGCGCCATTGGCAAACCTGCCGGCATCATCCTTTGGGAAACCAAGCGAACCAAGGCATGGAGTGACGGATGGCTTGCCAAACTGCGTGACGACCAGCGTCGTTCCGCCGCCGACGTCGCTCTGATCATCTCTCATGCGCTGCCGAAGCACGTCGAGCAATTTGACCTAGTCGACGGCGTATGGGTGGCCCATCCGCGTTGCGCATTGCCGGTCGCCGTGGCGCTGCGCCAGGGGCTGATCGACGTAAGCGGATCGCGCCTCGTTCAGCAGGGTCAGCAGACCAAGATGGAGCAGGTTTATCACTACCTGACCGGCACGAAGTTTCGGCAGCGGGTAGAAGCTGTGGTTGAGAAATTCAACGATATGCGCGACGACCTGGACAAGGAACGCAAGTTCATGGGCCGGCAATGGGCCAAGCGCGAAACTCAGATCCTCGCCGTGGTGGAGTCGACCGTTGGCATGGTGGGCGATTTGCAGGCGATCGCCGGCAAAGCCATGCCAGAGATTCCGAGCCTGGATATGCCACTGCTTGAGAGCCACGCCGCTCCTGAACGAAAGGTGGGATGATGGCGGAAGCTGATGGCGAGCTCGAGTCGGAGAGCATACCTCGCTCCCGCCGCCTCCACCCGAGCCGGCGGACGGGATCGACTGAAGCTGGAGGCGTGAGGGAGCCAGGATAGCGGCACTCCTCGTCAGATCTCGTCTCCTCACCGGTTCAAGCGATTAGTCGAGGAAGCTAATCTCGATGCCCTTCATCCCCTCGCCGCTTCGCTGCTTACCTTTTTCACTTTGACTACCTGCCCGCCTTGCAACCTCTGATTATGTTGCTTTAAGACTTACTAGCGGGGACTCAGGTCGGTCCTGCAACTCGTCGCGAGGGTCCATGGAGTGGAAGGCGCACGGTTACCGGGTTGGTGCATCGAGCGAGACCTTCGATAGCATCCCAGAAAGCGCAGACGAACTTGATCGGTTCATCGCGCTACACCGCCGAAAGATCGAGCCGTGGCTCTCGGCGGTATTCCAAGCTGAGCATCTGAACCTCCTGCTTGGCAGCGGCTTTACCATTGCTGTGGGCTTCGCTGCCGGCGTCAAGGCGACGGGTATGGCGATTGCGACGGGGAAGTCGAAACATGCCAAGGCAATCCTCGTCACGCGACCGCAAGCGCCAAAAAGATGGGTCGCGGTCAAGCTAACATCGAAGATCAGTTGCGTAGCGCCATTGCTGTGCTCGATGGTCTTGACATCATCGATAAGGGGTCGGCGCAAGGTGTTCGCGACGACATTAACTCCGCAATCGCGACATTCCTAACCTCACTGCTTGCTACCGAGCGAGGTATTTTCGAAGCAAACAGTGCATCAGCACTGGCGACGGTGCAGTCATTTCTGCTCAGCTTCGTCAGCCGCGCCGCTTCACGCGAGCGTTTACATATCTTCACGACCAACTACGACCGGTTGATCGAACATGGCTGCGATCAAGCGGGGCTACGGATCATTGATCGCTTTGTGGGGAGCTTGCGTCCACTGTTCCGCAACACTCGGATCGAGCTCGATTATCATTACAACCCACCCGGGATCCGCGGTGAGCCGCGCTTTATGGAAGGCGTCGTCCGTCTGACCAAGCTCCACGGCAGCCTTGATTGGCGCTTCGACCCCATCGCGCATCGGATCTATCGGTCAGAGACACCATTTGGTGCCGACGACGATCATCCGAGCTTACCAGATTCTCCAGTTGATACCGTGATGATCTATCCTAATCCGGCTAAGGACGTGGAGACCACCCAATATCCTTATGCGGAGCTATTCCGTGATTTCGCCTCGGCAACTTGCAGACCCAACTCGGTGGTGGTGACCTACGGCTACGGGTTCGGTGATGACCACATCAACCGTGTTCTGCTCGATATGCTGTCGGTTCCGTCCGCACACCTCGTGATCATCGCCTTTGAACTAGACGATCGCATCAAGGGATTTCTCAATCAAACTCGTCCTGCACAAGTCAGCCTCCTCGCCGGCAACCATTTCGGAAGCCTCCAGCACCTCGTCGACGATTATCTGCCAAAGCCCGCGCTCGATTACATCACCGGGCGTATGTCTGACTTGCTGAAGAACCGCGCTTTCGCAGATGCCGCTGCGGGCCTGGCGCCAGCCGAACCGAGTCAGCCGCCAGCGGGCTCTGGAGGAGGAACGTGAGCTCCCCGATCGAACGGCTCGCTGAACTGGTCATCGGCACGGTCGAGTCGATCTCCTCGGATGAGATCCGTGTGCTGCTCGATCTCGATGCGCCACAGGCTACTGCGCTCAACACCGGCACACCGATGAGCTTCCCAAGGCTCAATAGTTACGTGCTGATACCGAATGAGGCTGGTGCTACCGTCGCCTACGTCACGTGGATCGGGATTGAACGATCGCCGTACCCCAAACGGTCGGG
The window above is part of the Bradyrhizobium guangdongense genome. Proteins encoded here:
- a CDS encoding DUF2130 domain-containing protein, with translation MSFKVTAAGASHEPTLHCPNCNHEIRLTESLAAPLLAEIRQRFQQQLASKDAEMERKTEALRLEREQVAKDREQIEDHVAKRLIAERAQLVAAESKKAREAAAAELQAKEAEAAELRANLLTNNAKLAEAQKQQAELMRQQRALEGEKRELDLTIEKRVQASISEIQIKARQEADEAARLRVAEKDQTIESMSRTIEELKRKAEQGSQQSQGEVLELELEELLRGRFPTDSIEPVGKGELGADVIQQINGAIGKPAGIILWETKRTKAWSDGWLAKLRDDQRRSAADVALIISHALPKHVEQFDLVDGVWVAHPRCALPVAVALRQGLIDVSGSRLVQQGQQTKMEQVYHYLTGTKFRQRVEAVVEKFNDMRDDLDKERKFMGRQWAKRETQILAVVESTVGMVGDLQAIAGKAMPEIPSLDMPLLESHAAPERKVG
- a CDS encoding SIR2 family protein — its product is MGRGQANIEDQLRSAIAVLDGLDIIDKGSAQGVRDDINSAIATFLTSLLATERGIFEANSASALATVQSFLLSFVSRAASRERLHIFTTNYDRLIEHGCDQAGLRIIDRFVGSLRPLFRNTRIELDYHYNPPGIRGEPRFMEGVVRLTKLHGSLDWRFDPIAHRIYRSETPFGADDDHPSLPDSPVDTVMIYPNPAKDVETTQYPYAELFRDFASATCRPNSVVVTYGYGFGDDHINRVLLDMLSVPSAHLVIIAFELDDRIKGFLNQTRPAQVSLLAGNHFGSLQHLVDDYLPKPALDYITGRMSDLLKNRAFADAAAGLAPAEPSQPPAGSGGGT